Proteins from a genomic interval of Bradyrhizobium sp. CCBAU 53340:
- a CDS encoding NYN domain-containing protein, giving the protein MSPTTSKIALFIDGANLYAASKALGFDIDYKRLLQEFVRHGTLLRAFYYTAVIEDEEFSSIRPLTDWLDYNGYTVVTKAIKSFIDSGGRRKIKGNMDIELAVDALELAPHIDRMVLFSGDGDFRSLVAAMQRRGVHVTVVSTMNSQPPMIADELRRQADVFTDIADLRPGISRDIPNRGRPSDADRL; this is encoded by the coding sequence ATGTCACCTACGACAAGCAAGATCGCACTGTTCATCGACGGTGCAAATCTCTACGCGGCGTCGAAGGCCCTTGGGTTCGACATAGACTACAAGCGGCTTTTGCAGGAGTTCGTGCGGCATGGGACGCTTCTCCGCGCGTTTTATTACACTGCGGTCATCGAGGACGAGGAGTTCTCTTCAATCCGCCCTTTGACCGATTGGCTGGACTACAACGGCTACACCGTTGTCACTAAGGCGATCAAATCATTCATCGACTCGGGTGGACGCCGCAAAATCAAGGGCAATATGGATATTGAACTTGCCGTTGATGCCCTGGAGCTTGCTCCTCACATCGACCGAATGGTCCTCTTCTCAGGCGATGGAGATTTCCGTTCACTCGTGGCTGCGATGCAGCGACGTGGGGTGCACGTTACTGTCGTTTCAACGATGAACAGCCAGCCACCGATGATTGCAGATGAACTTCGCCGACAGGCCGATGTTTTTACCGACATTGCAGATTTACGGCCCGGCATCAGCCGCGATATCCCCAACAGGGGGAGGCCCTCTGACGCGGACAGGCTATAG